TAGCCCGCACTCTTTTTGCCAATCCCAACATATTGATGGAGCCATGCACATTCACTTTGGTCGTCTGAACCGGATCGTTCTGATAATGGATGGGAGATGCGGGACAGGCCAGATTGTAGATCTCATCCACCTCTATATAGAGAGGATAGGTGATATCATGCCGGTACAATTCAAAATAGGGATTATTCAAAAGATGCAAAATATTGCGTTTGCTGCCCGTATAAAAGTTGTCGATACAGAGCACATCGTAGCCATCCTTGAGAAGCCTTTCGCACAGGTGAGAACCCAAAAATCCGGCGCCGCCGGTTACTGCACAACGTTTACGAATATGCATGAAAATTCCTTTCCCAAAGGATCAAAATGAAATCTTCCGTCAGTTCTCTCGACAAGACAAACCATAAACTTCTTTAAATTATTTCCAATACTTAATCTCAAAAGGCCAAACAACTCCAGCAGTTGGCTAAATGTAAATCTTCTCCTGAATTTTTACAATGTCTTCTGCTGAAAATAATACACTCCATTCGATAAATTTCGTTGGATCATATTTATCTGCAATTGTTAATATTTTAGACTATTGATTGGAACTTACAACCACAAACCCTCAACGGTTCGTATAAGCAGTATTGACTTGAGGAGGAATTTTTTCATGGCAGAATGAGCCCGCTCCTTGCCACAACGGATAATACAGGAAGTCACAAAATTTACAGTTGATTACCTCATTTGGTTAGGTTAGAAATCCTCCCGTTCCCTTAAAAAAGATGAAATGTAATCCTTTTCTTTAAGGTGGTATCAAGCTGAGTTGAATCCCAAGGAGGGATTTCTCTATTTAGAGCCTATCCGAAAACCTACCTCGGCAGCGGACACCCCCCTTGGTCCCCCCTCGAGGGGGGACCAAGGGGGGTGTCGCAAAGTCCACAGGTGGTTTCCGGATAGGCTCTTAGAAGCAGTTCGCCCCCTCCTGCATCTTTCCGCCTTCTTTCCTGCAGAGAAGAGCTGACAGACCCGAGGGGTGAACATTTATCCTGATGGAAAGACTACTTCCCGGACGCTGTCGCTTCCGCGCATCCCCAAAGGTGATGGTTAAAAATGATACGCAAGGTTATGCCTTATCTTTTGCCCTACCGTTTACCGTTTCTTTTCGCTTTGACCCAGGTCTTTCTGATGAGTGCCTGTGAAATTCTGAAGCCATGGCCTATTAAAATCGTCATCGACAATGTACTCGGCAACAAACCCATCCCCTGGGAATTTGCGGCCGGGTTTTCCCACCAGACGATTCTCATTCTGTCATGTCTGGGGCTGGTAATGATCTACCTCATCCTGGGGGGAATCACACTCCTCAACAACTATACCACCATCAGAATCGGCCAGCGGATGGTCAACGACCTGCGGCGTGATATTTACAGCCATCTGCAGCGCCTTTCCCTGGCCTTTCACAGCCGCCGCCAGGTGGGTGACCTCATGTACAGGGTCACGGCGGACACCTATGCCATTCAGAGCCTCACCATGAATGGCGTTTTCCCCATCGTTACGGCAGCCGCGCTTTTGGGGGGAATGTTTTTCGTAATGGTCAAAATCGACTGGCAACTCACTCTGCTCTCCCTCGCCGTAGTCCCTGCCCTCTTTGTCACCATTTCACTTCTGAGCGGGCGCATCTCCACCGCAGCAACCCTCGCCCGCCAGCAGGAAAGCGAAGTCTATTCCATAGTGCAGAGAGGCATGTCCGCCATGCGTATCGTGCAGGCCTTCACCAAGGAAGAGGACGAACACAGAAAATTCATGACGGCCAGTGATCTCAGCCTGGATGCCAGTTTGAGGCTTTACACTCTGCAGACCTTTTATTCCGGCGTGATCAATGTAGTCATGGCACTCGGAACGGCTTTCGTGGTCTGGGTGGGAGCACGCCATGTTCTCTCCGGTTCCCTGACAGTTGGCGAAATCGTTGTTTTCACCACATACCTCGCTTCCCTCTACGCCCCCATCAATACCATCAGCCAGACCTGGGGAATCATCCAGGGCGCGAAAGTGGGAGTGCAAAGGGTTTTTGAAAT
This region of Desulforhabdus amnigena genomic DNA includes:
- a CDS encoding ABC transporter ATP-binding protein, producing MIRKVMPYLLPYRLPFLFALTQVFLMSACEILKPWPIKIVIDNVLGNKPIPWEFAAGFSHQTILILSCLGLVMIYLILGGITLLNNYTTIRIGQRMVNDLRRDIYSHLQRLSLAFHSRRQVGDLMYRVTADTYAIQSLTMNGVFPIVTAAALLGGMFFVMVKIDWQLTLLSLAVVPALFVTISLLSGRISTAATLARQQESEVYSIVQRGMSAMRIVQAFTKEEDEHRKFMTASDLSLDASLRLYTLQTFYSGVINVVMALGTAFVVWVGARHVLSGSLTVGEIVVFTTYLASLYAPINTISQTWGIIQGAKVGVQRVFEILDVERDIKEGHRTFPREGAKGEVAWEAVSFEYMPGQPILKKIDLHVQPGQRVAIVGPTGVGKSTMVSLLPRFYEPQAGRVLIDGTDIREFQTKSLRQQIAMVLQPPLVFPISVRENIAYGRPEATLEEVIEAARLARIHESIDRLPNKYDTVIGEQGATLSEGERQRITIARAILRNAPILILDEPTSSVDAETEALIMEGLNQLTRGRTTFIIAHRLSTVRQADVIIVVKGGEIVEKGDFEELVKGQGPFASLYRSQFSLEE